In Paenibacillus kyungheensis, the following are encoded in one genomic region:
- a CDS encoding FecCD family ABC transporter permease produces MSQSAIEFIQAGRRQRHRRWLLVTGLLGILAVVLCCAMLVLGNTIYPLEDVLRALSGEKIKGVSFAVSTIRLPRMLAGLFAGFAFGVAGYTFQTILRNPLANPNVIGITSGASAAAVFCIVILHANNAVISMASVIAGLMTVIFIYILSRGKVFSIGRLILVGIGIQAMLDAVISYLLLISAQQDIPSALRWLTGSLNGSQMRELPPLIIIVLIGAPLIMGLSKHLSILELGEQSAFSLGVNTDMTRIVLIVSSVCMVAIATATTGPIAFVSFLAGPIAKRLVGVGSSNILPAGLVGVNLVLAADLIGQFAFEYRFPVGIITGLLGAPYLIFLLIRMNQKGEL; encoded by the coding sequence ATGAGCCAGTCTGCAATTGAATTTATCCAAGCAGGTAGACGTCAACGACACCGCCGCTGGTTGCTTGTGACCGGACTGCTTGGGATACTTGCTGTGGTGCTTTGCTGCGCTATGCTTGTACTGGGAAATACAATCTATCCTCTTGAAGATGTACTTCGTGCACTATCAGGGGAAAAGATCAAAGGCGTTTCATTTGCTGTCAGTACGATTCGTTTGCCACGTATGTTAGCAGGTCTTTTTGCCGGGTTTGCTTTTGGCGTAGCTGGCTATACTTTTCAGACCATATTACGCAATCCACTGGCGAATCCGAATGTGATCGGGATTACGTCAGGTGCAAGTGCAGCAGCCGTATTTTGTATTGTTATTCTTCATGCTAATAACGCAGTCATCTCGATGGCTTCAGTGATAGCAGGGTTAATGACAGTTATTTTTATTTATATCTTATCTAGAGGTAAAGTCTTTTCCATCGGGCGCTTAATTTTAGTCGGTATCGGGATTCAGGCGATGCTGGATGCGGTGATCTCTTATCTGTTACTTATCAGTGCTCAGCAAGATATTCCGTCCGCCCTTCGGTGGTTGACAGGAAGTCTGAATGGTTCACAGATGCGTGAATTGCCACCGCTGATTATTATTGTGCTGATCGGTGCGCCGCTGATTATGGGGCTTAGCAAACATTTGAGCATTTTAGAATTGGGCGAACAATCTGCTTTTTCTTTAGGTGTAAATACAGATATGACACGAATTGTGCTGATCGTTAGCTCGGTATGTATGGTAGCCATTGCGACAGCCACTACAGGGCCAATCGCTTTTGTATCATTTCTAGCCGGCCCGATTGCCAAACGGTTAGTCGGTGTAGGTTCATCCAATATTCTGCCCGCAGGGTTAGTCGGCGTTAATCTTGTGCTGGCAGCCGATCTGATCGGACAATTTGCTTTTGAGTACAGATTCCCCGTAGGTATCATTACCGGATTACTCGGAGCGCCTTATCTCATCTTCTTGCTTATCCGAATGAATCAAAAGGGGGAACTATAA
- a CDS encoding ABC transporter ATP-binding protein, translating into MKPTHLFQAEQLVAGYEHKTVIHGVDLTIPSHQISVIIGSNGCGKSTLLKTLARLIKPTSGHVTLDGKPISKFPAKSLARIIGLLPQSPIVPEGISVADLVGRGRFPHQKMFGSWSKKDYEAVAEAMTIMDITQFANHNIDELSGGQRQRVWIAMALAQQTDILFLDEPTTFLDITYQVEILDLLTDLNRKHGTTIVMVLHDINLSARYANHMFALHTGKLVAQGTPAEVVTSERVKEIFGLDCTVIPDPISGSPLVVPKGRYHGSSVTV; encoded by the coding sequence ATGAAGCCGACACATCTGTTTCAAGCAGAACAATTAGTCGCAGGTTATGAACATAAAACCGTTATTCATGGCGTAGACCTGACGATACCCAGTCATCAGATCAGTGTCATTATCGGGTCAAATGGTTGCGGTAAATCGACGCTACTCAAAACACTGGCACGATTGATTAAGCCAACATCCGGTCATGTTACTTTGGATGGTAAGCCGATTAGCAAATTTCCTGCTAAATCGTTAGCACGTATCATTGGACTGCTTCCCCAGTCGCCTATTGTGCCTGAAGGAATTTCAGTAGCTGATCTGGTCGGACGAGGACGGTTCCCTCACCAGAAAATGTTCGGAAGCTGGAGCAAAAAAGATTACGAAGCTGTTGCAGAAGCGATGACCATTATGGATATAACGCAATTCGCTAATCATAATATCGACGAATTGTCCGGTGGACAACGTCAACGGGTCTGGATCGCAATGGCACTCGCTCAACAAACAGATATTTTATTTTTGGATGAACCGACTACTTTTCTAGATATTACGTATCAAGTAGAGATTCTCGATCTACTAACCGATCTGAATCGCAAGCATGGTACTACTATCGTAATGGTACTTCATGATATCAACTTATCTGCGCGCTATGCGAATCATATGTTTGCTCTTCATACCGGTAAGCTCGTTGCTCAAGGTACACCTGCGGAAGTGGTGACCAGTGAGCGGGTGAAAGAGATTTTTGGATTGGATTGTACTGTAATTCCCGACCCTATCTCTGGCTCACCATTAGTCGTGCCAAAGGGACGTTATCATGGAAGTAGTGTTACAGTGTAA
- a CDS encoding PQQ-dependent sugar dehydrogenase, whose product MFNMKSKGKALTVAVLIALPLSTVAGIIPSISSSETAIAATTSTTTPSKITSALKGGYTVAGTKLDVPWSMQFSGNTVYITQRGGGIVQIKNGKQTVQKVQTKKPLRVVGEAGLTGFVLDPKFTKNKMAYIYHAYEKNGQGFNRIVKVKLVGNVWKEQSKLVEGIPGGRIHEGGRLAFGPDGMLYSTAGETNVRELSQDLDSLGGKILRMTSTGKIPKDNPIKNSYVYAYGLRNSQGIAWTSDGKLYASDHGPSGAPIPGGGTDRTGLDEMNLIKPGSNYGWPKIMGTETAPNMVSPLYVASSKAIAPSGIATTPDDKILVATLAGKSLKEFDPISKKMTDILTDVGRVRDVAIHNGKIYVITNNTAGGTPEKNDDRLLILK is encoded by the coding sequence ATGTTTAATATGAAATCAAAAGGGAAAGCATTAACAGTAGCCGTATTGATTGCTCTACCGCTATCTACTGTCGCAGGTATCATACCATCTATATCCTCATCAGAAACGGCAATCGCTGCTACAACATCGACGACTACTCCATCCAAAATTACCAGTGCGTTAAAAGGTGGCTACACAGTAGCAGGAACGAAGCTAGATGTACCGTGGTCTATGCAGTTCTCTGGCAATACCGTGTATATCACACAACGTGGTGGTGGTATCGTACAGATTAAGAATGGGAAGCAAACCGTACAAAAAGTGCAAACCAAAAAGCCACTTCGTGTTGTAGGTGAAGCAGGATTGACAGGATTTGTACTTGATCCTAAATTTACTAAAAATAAAATGGCATATATTTATCATGCGTATGAGAAAAATGGACAAGGATTCAATCGAATCGTTAAAGTGAAGTTAGTTGGCAACGTCTGGAAAGAGCAAAGCAAATTGGTAGAAGGTATTCCCGGCGGACGTATTCATGAAGGTGGACGTTTAGCTTTTGGGCCGGACGGTATGCTGTATAGTACAGCCGGTGAAACAAATGTCAGAGAGCTTTCTCAAGATCTGGATAGCTTGGGTGGCAAGATTTTACGGATGACTTCTACCGGTAAAATTCCTAAAGACAACCCGATCAAAAATTCATACGTCTATGCTTATGGACTACGTAATTCGCAAGGGATCGCATGGACATCTGACGGCAAATTGTATGCATCCGATCATGGGCCAAGTGGTGCACCAATACCAGGCGGTGGCACTGATCGCACAGGACTAGATGAAATGAATCTAATCAAGCCAGGTTCCAACTATGGCTGGCCTAAGATTATGGGAACCGAAACAGCGCCAAATATGGTTTCACCGCTCTATGTAGCTAGTTCCAAAGCGATTGCTCCATCCGGTATCGCGACGACTCCAGACGATAAAATACTTGTCGCTACACTGGCAGGCAAAAGTCTGAAAGAATTCGATCCTATCTCCAAAAAAATGACTGATATCTTAACAGATGTGGGACGTGTACGTGATGTAGCGATCCACAACGGTAAGATTTATGTGATTACTAACAATACCGCAGGCGGAACACCAGAGAAGAACGATGATCGCTTGCTGATTTTAAAATAA
- a CDS encoding NADH-dependent flavin oxidoreductase, with amino-acid sequence MNTKYSKLFEPFTFKSGVTINNRVVMAPMTTWASNEDLTVSDEEVDYYQERVNGVGLVITGCTHVTPNGQGFTHEFAGYADEFVPSLQKLAKVTQSGGAPAILQIFHAGNKALPDLDVVSASALPSESTALGATAAARELSHEEVLSMIQAFGDTTRRAIEAGFDGVEIHGAHGFLIQNFWSPSTNQRTDQWGGTLENRLRFPLAIIEEIKSVIAKYATKPFMVGYRLSPEESSKADGLRMQDTYQLIDFLVEQDLDYIHASLDHLSSKPVDAQDDRTRLELILEKANGRVPVLAAGSVTTADQALEHVESGLPLIALGHTIIMNPDWVEKVESGRESEITSELNLSRIQLPEKLVTILKNSPGWFNISE; translated from the coding sequence ATGAATACAAAATATAGCAAGTTATTTGAACCGTTTACTTTTAAAAGTGGAGTCACCATTAACAATAGAGTGGTTATGGCACCGATGACCACATGGGCAAGCAATGAAGATCTTACCGTTTCCGATGAAGAAGTGGACTATTATCAAGAACGTGTAAATGGTGTGGGACTTGTAATTACAGGATGTACGCATGTGACTCCGAATGGACAAGGGTTTACACATGAATTTGCAGGATATGCTGATGAGTTTGTACCGAGTCTACAAAAATTAGCGAAAGTCACCCAAAGTGGAGGCGCACCAGCTATTTTACAGATTTTCCATGCAGGTAATAAAGCATTGCCAGACTTGGATGTTGTCAGTGCAAGTGCATTACCTTCTGAAAGTACAGCTCTTGGAGCAACCGCAGCAGCAAGAGAATTGTCACATGAAGAAGTGCTTTCGATGATTCAAGCTTTTGGAGATACAACCAGAAGAGCGATAGAAGCAGGATTCGACGGAGTTGAGATTCATGGAGCACATGGATTTTTAATTCAAAACTTCTGGTCACCATCTACGAACCAACGGACAGACCAATGGGGCGGTACGCTTGAGAACCGACTACGTTTTCCATTAGCTATTATTGAAGAGATCAAATCTGTTATAGCAAAATATGCTACCAAGCCATTCATGGTAGGCTATCGCTTGTCACCCGAAGAATCATCCAAAGCCGATGGATTGCGTATGCAAGATACGTATCAATTAATCGATTTTCTGGTCGAACAAGATCTGGATTATATTCATGCTTCCTTAGATCACTTGTCCTCCAAGCCAGTAGATGCTCAAGATGATCGCACCAGACTTGAATTGATTTTGGAAAAAGCAAACGGCAGAGTACCTGTATTAGCAGCAGGTTCGGTGACAACAGCAGATCAAGCTCTTGAACATGTAGAATCAGGATTACCATTGATTGCGCTTGGACATACAATAATTATGAATCCTGATTGGGTGGAGAAAGTAGAAAGCGGACGCGAATCAGAGATTACTTCCGAATTAAATCTGTCCCGTATTCAACTTCCAGAAAAATTGGTAACTATTCTTAAAAACTCACCAGGTTGGTTTAATATTAGCGAATAA
- a CDS encoding MerR family transcriptional regulator, which translates to MVYTMNYVIENVNISAKTLRFYEEQGILPNISRDEKGRRVYTEQNIDWLAFIRCLRETGMSIAKIKEYKELFEAGNSTFLEREEMLKIHKLEIQKHIEEELKHLEEINYKLAMYDLQKEDIKNNPDHVFKCHGMEVNIVN; encoded by the coding sequence ATGGTCTATACCATGAATTATGTTATCGAAAATGTAAATATTTCTGCGAAAACGCTAAGATTTTATGAAGAGCAAGGCATCTTACCTAATATCTCCCGCGATGAAAAAGGAAGACGAGTCTATACCGAACAAAATATAGATTGGCTTGCTTTTATTCGTTGTCTTCGAGAAACAGGAATGTCTATTGCCAAAATCAAAGAGTATAAAGAGCTTTTTGAAGCAGGTAATTCTACTTTTTTGGAAAGAGAAGAAATGTTAAAGATTCATAAATTAGAAATACAAAAACATATTGAAGAAGAATTAAAACATCTGGAAGAGATCAATTACAAACTAGCGATGTATGATCTGCAGAAAGAAGATATTAAAAACAACCCTGATCATGTTTTCAAATGTCATGGTATGGAAGTAAATATTGTTAATTAA
- a CDS encoding DinB family protein, with protein sequence MNIYCQGIFKQMDMAVDSVIKLINTLSDDDLSVRPTAEKMSIGELLAHMSVLCKADFLIGKGVTEEEIDRFYEEAEPAPHLSAIAEGLLHHYAFLKEGIAELEESELLQQTTAFWGGTHSRYEWLLDTQAHFYHHRGQLHAMLVHVLKREPNVQLFE encoded by the coding sequence ATGAACATCTATTGTCAGGGGATTTTTAAGCAGATGGATATGGCTGTCGATTCTGTAATTAAGCTTATTAACACATTGAGTGACGATGATCTGAGTGTTAGACCAACGGCAGAGAAAATGTCTATTGGAGAATTGCTTGCGCATATGTCTGTACTTTGCAAAGCAGACTTTCTGATCGGAAAAGGTGTCACAGAAGAGGAAATCGATCGTTTCTATGAAGAAGCGGAACCTGCGCCTCATCTAAGTGCTATCGCAGAGGGTTTACTACATCATTATGCTTTTCTCAAAGAAGGGATAGCAGAGCTAGAAGAATCAGAGCTTTTACAACAAACCACAGCATTCTGGGGTGGTACACATTCCCGGTATGAATGGCTTTTGGATACTCAAGCACACTTCTACCATCATCGTGGACAACTACATGCGATGCTCGTTCATGTGTTGAAGCGGGAGCCAAATGTGCAGTTGTTTGAATAA
- a CDS encoding MerR family transcriptional regulator, protein METLLTIRQVATVTGLSVHTLRYYENIGLLSSIDRNELGYRCYSSADLTWIQFLTRLKATGMSITNMLEIAELRRQGDSTLTTRRILLEEHYAEVQQKMRELQHNMDLLADKIVTYKGMEHDYQSKQSSAE, encoded by the coding sequence ATGGAAACATTATTAACAATTCGACAAGTAGCTACTGTCACAGGTCTTAGTGTCCACACCCTTCGATATTATGAAAATATCGGACTGTTGTCTTCGATTGATCGCAATGAGCTCGGGTATCGTTGCTATTCTTCAGCAGACTTAACATGGATTCAATTTCTCACCCGTCTTAAAGCAACAGGAATGTCTATTACCAACATGCTTGAAATTGCCGAACTTCGAAGACAAGGTGATTCTACTCTAACAACAAGGAGGATTCTTCTCGAAGAGCATTACGCAGAAGTACAGCAGAAAATGAGAGAATTACAGCACAATATGGATTTACTCGCTGATAAGATCGTTACCTACAAAGGAATGGAACACGATTACCAATCAAAACAATCATCTGCCGAGTAA
- a CDS encoding MFS transporter, translating to MIVLYSNKTFFTYAIALGVFGITNTEFGIVGILPKIAEHFQISVSQAGMLVSMFALIIAIFGPFMTLLLSRFNRKRVLVSVLLVFTIANIFSAFAPSYEALMIFRLLPAFLHPVYFSVAFAAAASSVPKEQSAIAVGKVFTGLTIGMVLGVPITAFIGDQFSLETAFLFSAVINAIALLGIVVFIPTLPVETKLSFGKQLTVLRKPQLWLTIATACLFLASLYSVYSYFAEYLQVVTGMSGKVVSIMLILFGASGIVGNIRAATYLSRNMLKTTIVYPFALGIIYILVYYMGSYAIPMIIIILLWGAVFTSGLIVSQTWLTSEASEAPEFANSLFVSFANLGVTIGTTSGGWFISQIGIHSITWSGILFLLLALGCIVIKIKVFDSKKRLQMSSEVRP from the coding sequence ATGATTGTGTTGTACTCCAATAAAACATTTTTCACTTATGCGATAGCACTCGGCGTATTTGGGATTACAAATACAGAGTTTGGCATCGTTGGTATTTTGCCAAAAATCGCTGAACATTTTCAAATCAGTGTATCTCAAGCAGGAATGTTAGTGAGCATGTTTGCTTTGATCATTGCTATTTTTGGGCCTTTTATGACTCTTTTACTTTCAAGGTTCAATCGAAAAAGGGTTCTAGTTAGTGTACTTCTTGTATTTACAATCGCTAATATTTTCTCTGCTTTTGCTCCCAGTTATGAAGCTTTGATGATCTTTCGGCTTTTACCTGCTTTTCTACACCCTGTCTATTTTTCTGTCGCTTTTGCAGCTGCGGCAAGCTCTGTACCCAAAGAGCAAAGTGCAATCGCCGTAGGCAAAGTATTTACTGGCTTAACGATAGGTATGGTATTAGGTGTTCCGATCACTGCTTTTATAGGCGACCAGTTTTCACTTGAAACCGCATTTCTATTTTCAGCGGTAATCAATGCGATCGCGCTACTTGGCATTGTGGTCTTTATACCGACTTTACCAGTTGAAACAAAGTTATCTTTTGGCAAACAGTTAACGGTGTTGAGAAAACCACAACTCTGGCTTACGATTGCAACAGCTTGTTTATTTCTAGCTTCTTTATATTCTGTTTATTCTTATTTTGCAGAATATCTTCAAGTCGTAACCGGGATGAGTGGCAAAGTAGTCAGTATTATGTTAATTCTTTTTGGTGCGAGCGGAATCGTTGGCAATATACGAGCAGCTACATATTTAAGTAGAAATATGCTAAAAACCACTATTGTCTATCCTTTTGCACTCGGTATTATTTATATACTGGTCTATTATATGGGCAGTTATGCGATTCCTATGATAATCATTATTCTATTGTGGGGAGCTGTGTTTACCAGTGGTCTAATTGTCAGTCAGACCTGGCTCACTTCAGAAGCCTCCGAAGCGCCGGAATTTGCAAATAGCTTATTTGTCTCGTTTGCTAACTTGGGAGTTACGATTGGAACAACGTCTGGCGGATGGTTTATATCGCAGATCGGAATACATTCGATTACATGGAGTGGTATTTTATTTCTACTGCTTGCATTGGGCTGTATTGTGATCAAGATCAAGGTTTTTGATTCTAAAAAAAGGTTGCAAATGTCTAGTGAAGTAAGACCATAA
- a CDS encoding FAD-dependent monooxygenase — protein sequence MNKRILISGASFAGLATAYWMNKRGYHVTVVEVASGLKKGGTPVNIRENTVDIVKRMGLFEHIREHQIHMELTEFKNADDITEKSEIREPLDDNEYEIERDILLRMMYDAVKDDVEFVFSESITSLTENNDNVDVTFKSGQQRSYDLVFGCDGIHSIVRKLCFGKEEEFSHFLKTYFSITIVDKLLIRENTTQIYNEPGKTVMVNAYNGKTDIVLCFSSDHEITYDYRNEEQQRELIVEQFTGMNWRVPELLEEVKNSSPFYFDKLCQMKMPSWTKGRVALVGDAGYCASPAAGMGGSLAIDGAAALADALEQHQDDVELAFQTYNKSFRPFIEEVQETAAMMVDFLIPQTEEAIRERNAQ from the coding sequence ATGAATAAACGAATTCTGATTAGCGGAGCAAGCTTTGCAGGTCTGGCAACAGCCTATTGGATGAATAAGCGAGGCTATCATGTAACTGTTGTCGAAGTTGCAAGCGGTCTCAAAAAAGGCGGTACTCCGGTAAATATTCGCGAAAATACGGTAGATATCGTCAAGCGCATGGGATTGTTCGAACATATTCGAGAGCATCAGATCCATATGGAACTAACTGAATTCAAAAATGCGGATGATATTACAGAAAAATCAGAAATTCGTGAGCCTCTTGACGATAACGAATATGAAATAGAACGAGATATTCTGCTACGTATGATGTACGACGCTGTCAAAGACGATGTAGAGTTTGTATTTAGCGAAAGCATTACATCGCTAACCGAGAACAATGATAACGTAGACGTCACTTTCAAAAGCGGACAACAACGTTCGTATGATTTGGTATTTGGCTGTGATGGCATCCATTCGATTGTCCGCAAATTGTGTTTTGGAAAAGAAGAAGAGTTCTCTCATTTTCTAAAAACCTATTTCTCTATCACTATCGTAGATAAGCTATTAATTCGTGAGAATACAACCCAGATCTACAATGAACCGGGCAAGACCGTTATGGTGAATGCGTATAATGGCAAAACAGATATCGTATTATGCTTTTCTTCAGATCATGAAATTACTTATGATTATCGGAATGAAGAACAGCAACGTGAGCTTATTGTAGAGCAGTTTACCGGTATGAACTGGCGTGTACCTGAACTACTGGAAGAAGTGAAAAACTCCTCACCTTTTTACTTTGATAAGCTTTGTCAGATGAAAATGCCATCATGGACGAAAGGTCGGGTAGCATTAGTTGGTGATGCAGGCTATTGTGCTTCTCCTGCTGCGGGTATGGGTGGATCACTGGCTATCGATGGGGCGGCGGCTTTGGCAGATGCTTTGGAGCAACATCAAGATGATGTAGAACTTGCATTTCAGACGTACAATAAGAGTTTCCGTCCTTTTATCGAAGAAGTGCAAGAAACGGCGGCAATGATGGTAGACTTTCTGATTCCACAGACAGAAGAAGCGATTCGCGAAAGAAATGCACAGTAG
- a CDS encoding NAD(P)-dependent oxidoreductase — MEASPSTFLVFGATGRTGQHFVKIALANGHKVKALVRNPSKMKQQHIHLELIQGSIMDDQDIDALLHDVDVVICMLGDAQQQQKEPINTLFVKRIIPAMRRQHVKQFLYQAGGFTRPYKEKLPLLTWILKNTVARRAGLLGQHKDNESVIEYLVDEAQDIDWIVHRACIIAEGPTKGILKRDQTRFSLATFGDCAAYNYSLLKDDSAIHTCDLSYYSKSL, encoded by the coding sequence ATGGAGGCTTCACCATCAACATTTTTAGTATTTGGTGCAACAGGTCGAACAGGTCAACATTTTGTTAAGATCGCTCTAGCGAATGGACATAAAGTCAAAGCTTTAGTACGAAACCCGTCAAAGATGAAGCAACAACATATACATTTGGAATTAATTCAGGGCTCTATTATGGATGACCAAGATATAGATGCACTACTTCATGATGTCGATGTGGTGATTTGTATGCTTGGAGATGCTCAACAACAACAGAAAGAGCCGATCAACACGTTATTTGTGAAAAGAATAATACCGGCTATGCGGCGACAACATGTAAAACAATTCCTTTATCAAGCTGGAGGATTTACTCGTCCTTATAAAGAAAAGCTTCCTTTGCTAACTTGGATTTTAAAAAATACAGTGGCAAGACGTGCCGGTCTTCTCGGTCAGCATAAGGATAATGAATCTGTTATCGAATATTTGGTGGATGAAGCGCAAGATATCGATTGGATAGTACACCGGGCGTGTATTATCGCAGAAGGTCCTACCAAAGGAATATTGAAAAGAGATCAAACTAGGTTTAGTCTAGCCACTTTTGGAGATTGTGCAGCATATAATTATAGCCTTTTAAAGGATGATTCTGCTATTCACACATGCGATTTAAGCTATTACAGCAAATCGCTTTGA
- a CDS encoding MerR family transcriptional regulator has protein sequence MVKEQYYSMKQMVQLTGLSKDTLRYYEQIRVLQPVGRDTNNYRKYTQADLDWLKMVKLLRATGIGVNEFIDGQLASTQKRREYLEQHQLQIEQDIQKLHRIHDFLSEKVSFLKMLEDREKKE, from the coding sequence TTGGTTAAGGAACAGTATTATTCTATGAAGCAAATGGTGCAGTTAACTGGATTATCCAAAGATACATTACGTTATTATGAGCAGATTCGTGTTCTGCAACCTGTTGGCAGAGATACTAACAATTACCGAAAGTATACACAAGCTGATCTGGATTGGCTGAAGATGGTGAAGCTTTTACGAGCCACGGGAATAGGAGTCAACGAATTTATAGATGGACAGCTTGCCAGTACTCAAAAGCGACGCGAATATCTTGAGCAACATCAACTTCAAATTGAGCAAGATATCCAAAAGCTCCATCGTATTCACGATTTTTTAAGTGAAAAAGTATCTTTTCTAAAAATGTTGGAAGATCGAGAAAAGAAAGAGTAG
- a CDS encoding ABC-F family ATP-binding cassette domain-containing protein, producing the protein MIKVENLSFSFPQKELYNYISFTLEEGQHCAFIGTSGSGKSTLIDILTDPERYLFEGKLEIDPDCKIGYVSQFSQVDKTKPMTVFEYIAEEFIKIQDEITAIYAEMATTSDMDALMERHQLASDAFDAMDGDNFENNINKQLNLANLMKLKDLDVTSLSGGEFKLIQVMKEMLARPDLMIMDEPDVFLDFENLNSLKKLINTHKGMLLVVTHNRYLLNHCFNKIIHLENTELQEFDGRYIDYNFSLLQTKVELQELTVAEAEEIERNESIVDNLREIATYNSEASRGRALKARVRFTERLEARRLKAPFVDIKQPNIHLDIDHEIESRFAINVRDYSVSFDELLLENVTFKMKPKDKVALIGPNGTGKTTLLRDIFKNNHEAIDIKTDASMAYLSQFQGEMLTDSNTIIEEFIEAGFKTYDEVITYLAEYGFEDEILNQKIASLSGGEKNLLQLAKVAASHANVLFLDEPTSHLDTYTQIALEKAIADYKGAILMISHDFYSVVNGMDYVLIIEDKTVKKMSMVEFKEMIYTSHFNKGYLEAEQNKKAVEMKIELALKDTNFELAKRLLDELEELIKLV; encoded by the coding sequence ATGATAAAAGTTGAAAACTTATCCTTCTCATTTCCGCAAAAAGAACTTTATAACTATATTTCATTTACGCTTGAAGAGGGACAGCATTGTGCTTTTATCGGAACAAGTGGTAGTGGAAAAAGTACGCTGATCGATATTCTGACCGATCCTGAACGGTATTTGTTCGAAGGCAAGCTAGAGATCGACCCGGATTGTAAAATCGGATATGTCAGTCAGTTCTCGCAAGTCGACAAAACCAAACCAATGACGGTTTTTGAATATATCGCAGAAGAATTTATTAAGATTCAAGATGAGATTACAGCGATTTATGCTGAAATGGCAACCACGTCTGATATGGATGCATTAATGGAGAGACATCAATTGGCTTCAGACGCATTTGATGCGATGGACGGAGACAATTTTGAAAATAATATTAACAAGCAGCTCAATCTAGCCAACCTGATGAAGCTCAAAGATCTGGATGTCACTTCTTTAAGCGGTGGTGAATTCAAGCTGATTCAAGTAATGAAAGAAATGCTAGCTCGTCCAGACTTGATGATTATGGATGAACCCGATGTGTTTTTAGACTTTGAGAATCTTAATTCACTGAAAAAACTCATCAATACCCACAAAGGCATGTTACTTGTGGTTACGCATAACCGTTATCTATTGAATCATTGTTTTAACAAAATCATCCACCTTGAAAATACAGAACTCCAAGAATTCGACGGACGTTATATTGATTATAACTTCTCTCTTCTTCAGACAAAGGTTGAGTTGCAAGAACTGACGGTTGCTGAAGCGGAAGAAATTGAGAGAAATGAAAGTATCGTCGATAATCTACGAGAAATCGCTACCTATAACTCAGAAGCATCCCGTGGTAGAGCGCTCAAAGCTAGAGTAAGATTTACCGAAAGACTCGAAGCACGTCGACTCAAAGCGCCATTTGTAGATATTAAGCAACCGAATATTCATTTGGATATCGATCACGAAATCGAGAGTAGATTTGCGATTAATGTCCGCGATTATAGCGTTTCTTTTGACGAACTGCTTTTGGAAAATGTAACCTTTAAAATGAAGCCTAAAGATAAAGTTGCTCTGATCGGTCCGAACGGTACAGGGAAAACGACATTGCTTCGAGATATTTTCAAAAATAATCATGAAGCAATCGACATCAAGACTGATGCTAGCATGGCGTATTTATCTCAGTTTCAAGGTGAAATGCTCACCGATTCCAATACAATTATTGAAGAATTTATAGAAGCTGGCTTTAAAACGTATGACGAGGTGATCACCTACCTTGCAGAGTACGGCTTTGAAGACGAAATTTTGAATCAGAAGATAGCTTCTTTGTCCGGTGGAGAGAAGAACTTGCTTCAATTGGCTAAAGTTGCTGCCAGTCATGCCAATGTATTGTTTCTGGATGAACCGACAAGCCATTTAGATACCTATACGCAGATCGCATTGGAAAAAGCGATAGCAGACTATAAAGGTGCGATTCTGATGATTTCGCATGATTTCTATTCGGTTGTGAATGGTATGGATTATGTGTTGATTATTGAAGATAAAACGGTTAAAAAAATGAGTATGGTTGAATTTAAAGAGATGATTTATACGAGTCATTTTAATAAAGGATATCTGGAAGCAGAGCAAAATAAAAAAGCTGTTGAAATGAAAATCGAACTAGCGTTAAAAGATACGAATTTCGAACTTGCCAAGCGTCTACTAGACGAACTGGAAGAATTGATTAAATTGGTTTAA